Proteins co-encoded in one Montipora capricornis isolate CH-2021 chromosome 12, ASM3666992v2, whole genome shotgun sequence genomic window:
- the LOC138027072 gene encoding cholesterol 24-hydroxylase-like, with protein sequence MATMTFAIFAIAVSVASLLGLILMVYSIYLVYVHWKYSHIPGPKRDNFFRGNLPLVLRERAKGKIIHELVEDLYGIYGPAIVIWIYHHPLLFVADPEVARKCLVSLNLPKNPRGYMNVAFPFGVRFIGKGLVTELDHDVWQKHRSLINPAFHRRYLMNLMAAFNSSCELFLNRLDEMADSKTVVNMAEEFSRVTTHVIGKVAFNVDLDVINDANSPFPAALTESLKGVQESYIRPFWPLDLSSYPIRKRLSKGSKFIRDYGKKVIQERQEAISRGEDTPSDILDHILRVAEAEPTLTLEYLVDEFVTFFFAGQETTANQLSFTLYEILKHSCVEERIVQEIGDVLGSRQFVEYSDLGNLQYLGQTLKEGLRLHPPVTGTSRITTKEENFGGHLIPAKTIVLFSWFMIHRLSELWPEPEKFDPDRFSPEAKDSSNALRSAYFPFSMGPRFCIGQTFAQFEARMVMTKLLQEFELTLLPGQNEIQHEQNITVKPRGGVLCTIKKRGVNHE encoded by the exons atggcgaccaTGACGTTTGCTATATTTGCCATCGCCGTTTCAGTTGCATCTTTGCTAGGTTTAATCCTCATGGTATATTCCATTTACTTGGTTTACGTTCACTGGAAGTACAGCCATATTCCTGGACCGAAGAGGGACAACTTTTTCCGCGGCAATTTGCCTCTGGTTCTTAGGGAACGAGCAAAGGGGAAAATAATACACGAATTGGTGGAAGATCTGTACGGTATTTATGGCCCAGCAATTGTAATATGGATTTATCACCACCCCCTTCTTTTTGTAGCTGACCCGGAAGTCGCTAGAAAATGTTTGGTTTCTCTAAACCTGCCAAAGAATCCACGTGGTTACATGAATGTGGCTTTTCCGTTCGGTGTGAGATTTATCGGAAAGGGGTTGGTAACCGAATTGGATCATGATGTGTGGCAGAAGCACAGATCCCTCATAAACCCAGCATTTCACCGCCGCTATTTGATGAACCTGATGGCTGCATTCAACAGTAGCTGTGAGTTGTTTCTTAACAGACTTGATGAAATGGCTGATAGTAAGACTGTTGTTAACATGGCAGAGGAGTTTTCAAGAGTAACAACGCATGTGATAGGAAAG GTTGCCTTCAATGTTGATCTTGATGTTATAAATGATGCAAACAGCCCATTCCCAGCAGCACTTACTGAGTCCCTCAAGGGAGTCCAAGAAAGTTACATTCGACCATTTTGGCCACTGGATTTATCATCATATCCAATACGAAAACGATTGTCAAAAGGAAGTAAATTCATTCGCGATTATGGAAAGAAAGTGATCCAAGAACGACAGGAAGCTATTTCTCGTGGAGAGGATACCCCTTCTGACATTCTTGATCACATCTTGCGTGTTGCAGAAGCGGAACCCACCTTGACTTTAGAATACCTTGTTGATGAGTTCGTCACCTTCTTTTTTGCAG GTCAGGAGACTACAGCAAACCAACTGTCTTTCACACTTTACGAAATTCTCAAGCACTCTTGTGTTGAAGAAAG AATTGTACAAGAAATCGGAGATGTCCTTGGTTCCCGACAGTTTGTGGAATACAGCGACCTTGGCAACCTTCAATACCTAGGGCAGACTCTAAAAGAAGGACTTCGACTACATCCGCCAGTGACTGGAACATCACGAATAACAACAAAAGAGGAGAATTTCGGAGGACATCTCATCCCCGCCAAAACTATAGTTCTCTTTAGTTGGTTCATGATACACCGGCTTTCAGAGCTTTGGCCCGAGCCGGAGAAGTTTGATCCAGATAGGTTTTCTCCTGAAGCCAAGGATTCAAGCAATGCCTTGCGATCTGCTTATTTTCCGTTTTCCATGGGTCCAAGATTCTGTATTGGACAGACATTTGCGCAGTTTGAGGCTCGAATGGTCATGACGAAGTTGCTTCAAGAGTTTGAGTTGACGCTGTTGCCAGGTCAAAATGAGATTCAGCACGAACAGAACATCACGGTAAAACCCAGAGGTGGTGTACTGTGCACCATTAAGAAAAGAGGTGTTAATCATGAATAG